A genome region from Microbacterium terricola includes the following:
- a CDS encoding carbohydrate-binding domain-containing protein, translated as MRHRRLILSAVPLTLAAVVLAGCAVDAAIGSSGSTTSESSTQAAAVVDSDLTADAVLAANEDASVVRDDEWSAADAEAITLSGSTASTSADGVAVDGSTVTITTAGVYTLSGSLAGSVVVDAADDALVVLILDDAQIDNPDGAAIDVVTADDVVISLADGSDNAVSDAASYDDTADANAAIYADADLTITGTGSLEVTGNGNDGITSTDDLAVLSGTITVDAADDGLRGKDSLVIEGGTVEVTAAGDALKSDQDEDTTRGYIVIEGGDLTLTAGDDGLTAATDVVITGGTLDVTAGGGARATVGADASPKGIVAGVALIVEGGEVSVDAADDAVHSDGSIGIGGGTLTVTAGDDGLHAEQALEIRDGSVTVAQSNEGLEGVDIALSGGDISVTAADDGVNASGNATTTTDGGGGMGGGMQDTGETLVISGGTLVVDAGGDGLDSNGSLTVSGGDITVLGPTNDGNGALDSNGGITVTGGSLVAIGSSGMAESPGEESTQPWVGATVSGQAGDVIEVQDADGTVIGTITATKQYASIVFSSAEVVDGGEYSVVVNGTVAATATEGTALAGGIRGGGQGGGPGGGRQP; from the coding sequence ATGCGCCACCGCCGCCTGATCCTGTCCGCCGTCCCCCTGACCCTCGCCGCCGTCGTGTTGGCCGGCTGCGCCGTCGACGCGGCGATCGGCTCGTCCGGATCGACCACGAGCGAGTCGAGCACCCAGGCCGCCGCGGTCGTCGACTCGGATCTCACGGCCGACGCGGTGCTCGCGGCGAACGAGGATGCGTCGGTGGTCCGCGACGACGAGTGGTCGGCCGCCGACGCCGAGGCGATCACCCTGAGCGGTTCGACCGCCAGCACCTCGGCCGACGGGGTCGCCGTCGACGGCTCGACCGTCACGATCACCACGGCCGGCGTGTACACGCTGTCCGGGTCGCTCGCCGGGTCGGTCGTGGTCGACGCGGCCGACGACGCACTGGTCGTGCTGATCCTCGACGACGCGCAGATCGACAACCCCGACGGCGCCGCGATCGACGTGGTGACGGCGGACGACGTGGTCATCTCGCTCGCCGACGGCAGCGACAACGCGGTGTCGGATGCCGCCTCCTACGACGACACGGCCGACGCGAACGCCGCGATCTACGCCGACGCCGACCTGACGATCACCGGCACAGGCTCGCTCGAGGTGACCGGCAACGGCAACGACGGCATCACCAGCACCGACGACCTCGCCGTCCTCTCGGGCACGATCACCGTCGATGCCGCCGACGACGGCCTGCGCGGCAAGGACTCGCTCGTCATCGAGGGCGGCACGGTCGAGGTCACCGCCGCCGGTGACGCCCTGAAGAGCGACCAGGACGAGGACACCACGCGCGGCTACATCGTGATCGAGGGCGGCGACCTGACCCTCACCGCCGGCGACGACGGGCTCACCGCCGCCACCGACGTGGTGATCACGGGCGGCACCCTCGACGTCACCGCGGGTGGCGGCGCGCGCGCCACGGTCGGCGCCGACGCGTCGCCCAAGGGCATCGTGGCCGGAGTCGCACTGATCGTCGAGGGCGGCGAGGTGTCGGTCGACGCGGCCGACGATGCCGTGCACTCGGACGGCTCCATCGGCATCGGCGGGGGCACACTCACCGTCACGGCGGGCGACGACGGCCTCCACGCCGAGCAGGCGCTCGAGATCCGCGACGGCTCGGTCACCGTCGCGCAGTCGAACGAGGGACTCGAAGGCGTCGACATCGCCCTCTCCGGCGGCGACATCTCGGTCACCGCGGCCGACGACGGCGTGAACGCCTCCGGCAACGCGACCACCACGACCGACGGCGGCGGCGGCATGGGCGGCGGCATGCAGGACACCGGCGAGACCCTGGTCATCAGCGGCGGCACCCTCGTCGTCGACGCGGGCGGCGACGGCCTCGACTCGAACGGATCGCTCACCGTCTCGGGCGGCGACATCACCGTCTTGGGGCCCACGAACGACGGCAACGGCGCGCTCGACTCGAACGGCGGCATCACCGTCACGGGTGGGTCGCTGGTCGCGATCGGCAGCTCCGGGATGGCGGAGTCGCCCGGCGAGGAGTCCACGCAGCCCTGGGTCGGTGCGACGGTCAGTGGTCAGGCCGGAGACGTGATCGAGGTGCAGGATGCTGACGGCACCGTGATCGGCACGATCACCGCCACGAAGCAGTACGCGTCGATCGTGTTCAGCTCGGCCGAGGTCGTCGACGGCGGCGAGTACTCGGTGGTCGTGAACGGCACCGTCGCGGCGACCGCCACGGAGGGCACCGCCCTCGCGGGTGGCATCCGCGGTGGCGGTCAGGGCGGCGGCCCCGGCGGAGGCCGGCAGCCCTGA
- a CDS encoding methylated-DNA--[protein]-cysteine S-methyltransferase has product MTSAPFTFHLHPSPIGEVLIVSGADGIVTLHPLRDDLSASLSGLEHQLDAALAPDDTTATARAAGAQLDEYFAGERTDFDLPLDWRLVRGFTLDALQAVCRIPYGETAGYGEVAIDAGRPRAARAVGTACATTPFSIVVPVHRVVRADGSLGEYGGHPEIKRFLVDLERDRPVAGE; this is encoded by the coding sequence ATGACCTCGGCGCCGTTCACGTTCCACCTGCACCCGTCCCCCATCGGGGAGGTGCTCATCGTCTCGGGCGCCGACGGCATCGTGACCCTGCACCCGCTGCGCGACGACCTGTCGGCCTCGCTGAGCGGCCTCGAGCACCAGCTCGACGCGGCGCTCGCGCCCGACGACACCACCGCGACGGCACGAGCGGCCGGTGCCCAGCTCGACGAGTACTTCGCCGGCGAGCGCACCGACTTCGATCTGCCGCTCGACTGGCGGCTGGTGCGCGGGTTCACACTCGACGCGCTGCAGGCGGTGTGCCGCATCCCGTACGGCGAGACCGCCGGGTACGGCGAGGTGGCGATCGACGCGGGTCGTCCCCGCGCGGCCCGCGCGGTGGGCACGGCCTGCGCGACCACGCCGTTCTCGATCGTGGTGCCGGTGCATCGTGTGGTCCGCGCCGACGGGTCGCTCGGCGAATACGGCGGGCATCCCGAGATCAAGAGGTTCCTCGTGGACCTCGAACGCGATCGGCCCGTGGCAGGCGAGTAG
- a CDS encoding solute symporter family protein produces the protein MNEVLSTVEAAVETVENNPILNISIFAAFVAVTLFIVIRASRNNKTAADYYAAGRSFTGPQNGFAISGDYLSAASFLGITGAIAINGYDGFLYSIGFLVAWLVALLLVAELMRNTGKFTMADVLAFRLRARPVRMAAAITTLAVCFFYLLAQMAGAGGLVALLLGIDDRIGQSVVVAVVGVLMIVYVLIGGMKGTTWVQIVKAFLLIGGALVMTIWVLAINGFSLNAVLESAVDTAGTDAILAPGLQYGANPWDFISLAIALVLGTAGLPHVLMRFYTVPTAKEARRSVVWAIWLIGLFYLLTLVLGYGAGALVGAETIIAAPGGVNSAAPLLAFELGGPLLLGFISAVAFATILAVVAGLTITAAASFAHDIYANVVKKGDVPPDGEVKVARRTVIVIGVLAIIGGIGVQGQNVAFLVALAFAVAASANLPTIIYSLFWRRFTTRGAVWSMYGGLAAAVILIVLSPVFWGTETSVFKNVGTAIWPLNNPGIVSIPVGFFLGWLGTVTSRTKEDPTKAAEMEVRSLTGYGAEKASSH, from the coding sequence ATGAACGAAGTGCTCAGCACGGTCGAGGCCGCCGTCGAGACCGTCGAGAACAACCCGATCCTGAACATCTCGATCTTCGCCGCGTTCGTCGCCGTGACGTTGTTCATCGTCATCCGGGCCAGCCGCAACAACAAGACCGCGGCCGACTACTACGCCGCCGGTCGCTCGTTCACCGGGCCGCAGAACGGCTTCGCGATCTCCGGCGACTACCTGTCCGCCGCGTCGTTCCTCGGGATCACGGGCGCGATCGCGATCAACGGATACGACGGGTTCCTGTACTCGATCGGGTTCCTGGTCGCCTGGCTCGTCGCGCTCCTGCTCGTCGCCGAGCTCATGCGCAACACCGGCAAGTTCACGATGGCGGATGTCCTCGCCTTCCGTCTGCGTGCCCGCCCGGTGCGCATGGCCGCGGCGATCACGACCCTCGCGGTGTGCTTCTTCTACCTGCTGGCGCAGATGGCCGGCGCCGGCGGCCTCGTCGCGCTGCTGCTCGGCATCGACGACCGCATCGGCCAGTCGGTCGTCGTGGCCGTGGTCGGCGTGCTGATGATCGTGTACGTGCTGATCGGCGGCATGAAGGGCACCACCTGGGTGCAGATCGTCAAGGCGTTCCTGCTCATCGGCGGTGCGCTGGTGATGACGATCTGGGTGCTCGCGATCAACGGGTTCAGCCTGAACGCCGTCCTCGAGAGCGCGGTCGACACGGCCGGCACCGACGCCATCCTGGCGCCGGGCCTGCAGTACGGCGCCAACCCGTGGGACTTCATCTCGCTCGCGATCGCGCTGGTGCTCGGCACGGCGGGTCTGCCGCACGTGCTGATGCGCTTCTACACGGTGCCCACCGCGAAGGAGGCTCGCCGTTCGGTGGTCTGGGCGATCTGGCTGATCGGCCTGTTCTACCTGCTCACCCTTGTGCTCGGCTACGGCGCGGGCGCACTGGTGGGTGCGGAGACGATCATCGCCGCACCGGGTGGCGTGAACTCGGCGGCGCCGCTGCTGGCGTTCGAGCTGGGCGGACCGCTGCTGCTCGGGTTCATCTCCGCTGTCGCGTTCGCCACGATCCTCGCGGTCGTCGCGGGCCTGACGATCACCGCGGCGGCGTCGTTCGCGCACGACATCTACGCGAACGTCGTGAAGAAGGGCGATGTGCCGCCGGACGGCGAGGTCAAGGTCGCCCGTCGCACGGTCATCGTGATCGGCGTCCTCGCGATCATCGGCGGCATCGGCGTGCAGGGGCAGAACGTGGCGTTCCTCGTGGCACTCGCCTTCGCCGTGGCGGCGTCGGCGAACCTGCCGACGATCATCTACTCGTTGTTCTGGCGCAGGTTCACCACCCGCGGCGCGGTCTGGAGCATGTACGGGGGACTCGCCGCGGCGGTCATCCTGATCGTGCTGTCGCCCGTGTTCTGGGGCACGGAGACGAGCGTGTTCAAGAACGTCGGCACGGCGATCTGGCCGCTGAACAACCCCGGCATCGTGTCGATCCCGGTCGGGTTCTTCCTCGGCTGGCTCGGCACCGTGACGTCGCGGACCAAGGAGGACCCGACCAAGGCCGCCGAGATGGAAGTCCGGTCGCTCACGGGCTACGGCGCGGAGAAGGCCTCGTCGCACTGA
- a CDS encoding DUF4956 domain-containing protein — protein sequence MTPTALILAGIDLAAILLLSFGLYYRRHHRRDLVVAFIGVNVGVLAVTTVLGSADVAAGLGLGLFGVLSIIRLRSSEISQREVAYYFAALALGLITGLPQTNPWPVTALAALILVAMWAADHPALLARSRHQVIRVDRAITDEGELRAELAARLGGPVTSLTVQELDLVNDTTLVDVRWKAAISTGAAARQLVGARA from the coding sequence ATGACACCCACCGCCCTCATCCTCGCCGGCATCGACCTCGCCGCGATCCTGCTGCTGAGCTTCGGCCTCTACTACCGCCGGCACCACCGCCGCGACCTCGTCGTCGCGTTCATCGGCGTCAACGTCGGCGTCCTCGCCGTGACCACCGTGCTCGGCAGCGCGGACGTCGCCGCCGGCCTCGGGCTCGGGCTGTTCGGGGTGCTGTCGATCATCCGCCTGCGCTCGTCCGAGATCTCGCAGCGCGAGGTCGCCTACTACTTCGCGGCGCTCGCCCTCGGCCTCATCACCGGGCTTCCGCAGACGAACCCGTGGCCGGTCACCGCGCTGGCCGCCCTGATCCTCGTCGCCATGTGGGCCGCCGACCACCCGGCGCTCCTCGCCCGCAGCCGGCACCAGGTGATCCGCGTCGACCGCGCCATCACCGACGAGGGAGAGCTGCGCGCCGAGCTCGCCGCCCGCCTGGGCGGCCCGGTGACCTCGCTCACCGTCCAGGAGCTCGACCTCGTGAACGACACCACCCTCGTCGATGTGCGCTGGAAGGCGGCGATCTCCACCGGCGCCGCCGCACGCCAGCTCGTCGGAGCCCGCGCGTGA
- a CDS encoding phosphodiester glycosidase family protein codes for MVRSRPRTRRLRTTLIAAGLVVLLAAGGGTAWAVDRFLVEHVEIADASAYEAAHTATDSTGSTDATQTDADTAVDVRTVVTGTGDDTVTYYVAEVTLGDATDLRSAFAKDQFGENITETTSGIAEDNDALFAINGDYYGFRDTGIVIRNGVVYRDEPARTGLAFYTDGRVEVYDETATTADELLADGAWNTLSFGPAVVEDGAVVAGIDDVEVDTNFGNHSIQGAQPRTAVGVIDENHLVFVVVDGRATGYSRGVTMTELADIMIGLGATTAYNLDGGGSSTMYYDGEVVNQPSNGGERGTSDILYIAE; via the coding sequence ATGGTCAGATCCCGCCCCCGCACCCGCCGCCTCCGCACCACCCTCATCGCCGCAGGACTCGTCGTGCTGCTCGCCGCCGGCGGCGGCACCGCCTGGGCGGTCGACCGCTTCCTGGTGGAGCACGTCGAGATCGCCGATGCCAGCGCCTATGAGGCCGCACACACAGCGACCGACTCGACCGGATCGACAGACGCGACGCAGACGGATGCTGACACCGCGGTCGATGTGCGCACCGTCGTCACCGGAACCGGCGACGACACCGTCACGTACTACGTCGCGGAGGTGACGCTCGGCGACGCCACCGATCTGCGGTCGGCGTTCGCCAAGGACCAGTTCGGCGAGAACATCACCGAGACGACGAGCGGCATCGCCGAGGACAATGACGCCCTGTTCGCCATCAACGGCGACTACTACGGGTTCCGCGACACCGGGATCGTGATTCGCAACGGCGTGGTGTACCGCGACGAGCCGGCTCGCACCGGCCTGGCGTTCTACACCGACGGCCGGGTGGAGGTCTACGACGAGACGGCGACCACCGCCGATGAGCTGCTCGCCGACGGCGCCTGGAACACCCTGAGCTTCGGCCCGGCGGTCGTCGAGGACGGCGCGGTCGTCGCCGGGATCGACGATGTCGAGGTCGACACCAACTTCGGCAACCACTCGATCCAGGGCGCGCAGCCGCGCACGGCGGTCGGGGTGATCGACGAGAACCACCTGGTCTTCGTCGTGGTCGACGGCCGTGCCACCGGGTACAGCCGCGGCGTGACGATGACCGAGCTGGCCGACATCATGATCGGCCTGGGCGCGACCACCGCGTACAACCTCGACGGCGGCGGCTCCTCGACGATGTACTACGACGGCGAGGTGGTGAACCAGCCCTCCAACGGCGGCGAGCGCGGCACCAGCGACATCCTGTACATCGCGGAGTGA
- a CDS encoding bifunctional glycosyltransferase family 2/GtrA family protein, giving the protein MIVLIPALDPGDTLPRLVADLLAADPDTQVLVVDDGSSIRSSPVFTAAQAAGATVIAHDVNHGKGAALKSGFAHIAQAWPGEDVVTADADGQHTVADIVRVAERLRADATADEPTLVLGCRTFSGPGVPARSRIGNTATRWLFRAAAGTPVSDTQTGLRGIPATLLDWLRGLHGERFEYELTMLLRAPRDGIALTEVPIETVYLGRNESSHFRPVIDSLRVLLPIVLFAGSSLLAFLVDTIALLVFTALTGWMVPSIVAARVLSAAVNFTVNRRVVFARGGRIGVQALRYGLLALALLGSNIAWMSFLTDSGWALLPAKIATEIVLFVISYGVQRSVVFGPQDAGTAGPHVGRRPDPALHVAVAAASRPPSGTT; this is encoded by the coding sequence GTGATCGTGCTCATCCCCGCGCTCGATCCGGGTGACACCCTCCCCCGGCTGGTCGCCGACCTGCTCGCCGCTGACCCCGACACGCAGGTGCTGGTCGTCGACGACGGCAGCAGCATCCGCTCCTCCCCCGTGTTCACCGCCGCGCAGGCGGCCGGCGCGACCGTCATCGCCCACGACGTCAACCACGGCAAGGGCGCTGCGCTGAAGTCGGGGTTCGCGCACATCGCGCAGGCGTGGCCCGGCGAGGACGTCGTCACGGCCGACGCCGACGGCCAGCACACCGTCGCCGACATCGTCCGCGTCGCCGAGCGCCTGCGGGCCGATGCCACGGCGGACGAACCCACCCTCGTGCTGGGCTGCCGCACGTTCTCGGGCCCGGGTGTCCCCGCCCGCAGCCGGATCGGGAACACGGCGACGCGGTGGCTCTTCCGCGCCGCCGCGGGCACGCCGGTCTCCGACACGCAGACCGGCCTGCGCGGCATCCCCGCGACGCTCCTCGACTGGCTCCGCGGCCTGCACGGGGAGCGCTTCGAGTACGAGCTGACGATGCTGCTGCGGGCACCGCGCGACGGCATCGCGCTGACCGAGGTGCCGATCGAGACGGTCTACCTGGGCCGCAACGAGTCGAGCCATTTCCGCCCAGTGATCGACTCGCTGCGGGTGCTGCTGCCGATCGTGCTGTTCGCCGGGTCGTCGCTGCTGGCCTTCCTCGTCGACACGATCGCCCTGCTCGTGTTCACGGCGCTCACCGGCTGGATGGTGCCGTCGATCGTCGCCGCCCGGGTGCTGAGCGCCGCCGTCAACTTCACGGTGAACCGGCGGGTGGTCTTCGCGCGCGGCGGGCGGATCGGGGTGCAGGCGCTGCGGTACGGGCTGCTCGCCCTCGCGCTGCTCGGCTCGAACATCGCCTGGATGTCGTTCCTCACCGACTCAGGCTGGGCGCTCCTGCCCGCCAAGATCGCGACCGAGATCGTGCTGTTCGTCATCAGCTACGGCGTGCAGCGCAGCGTCGTCTTCGGACCACAGGATGCGGGAACTGCGGGCCCCCACGTGGGCCGGCGTCCCGACCCCGCGCTTCACGTGGCAGTTGCTGCCGCATCCCGCCCGCCGAGCGGCACCACCTGA
- a CDS encoding DUF485 domain-containing protein, with amino-acid sequence MSDTRSETAPPGGIDYVAVEQSPRFVELKRRHRGFVFPLAVAFLVWYFAYVLLSSFAPDFMAQRVSGDITVGLLFGLGQFVTTFAITMTYVWYANRKLDPVSEEIRAELEAKEPSA; translated from the coding sequence ATGTCCGATACCCGGTCAGAAACCGCCCCACCCGGTGGCATCGATTACGTCGCCGTCGAGCAGTCGCCGCGATTCGTCGAATTGAAACGGCGTCACCGCGGGTTCGTCTTCCCGCTCGCTGTCGCCTTCCTCGTCTGGTACTTCGCCTACGTGCTGCTGTCGTCCTTCGCGCCCGACTTCATGGCGCAGCGCGTCTCGGGTGACATCACCGTCGGGCTGCTGTTCGGTCTCGGCCAGTTCGTGACGACCTTCGCGATCACGATGACCTACGTCTGGTACGCCAACCGCAAGCTCGACCCGGTCTCCGAGGAGATCCGCGCCGAGCTCGAGGCGAAGGAGCCCTCCGCATGA
- a CDS encoding histone-like nucleoid-structuring protein Lsr2: protein MARRIVHQLVDDLDGSVLEVGEGETVLFSLDGVAYEIDLTDDNAAALRAAFDPFVAAARRISSGRTPAASSAASARGRRRTGQKDYGPVREWAKQNGYQVSERGRVPASVLEAFEAATS from the coding sequence ATGGCCCGCAGAATCGTGCATCAGCTCGTCGACGACCTCGACGGCAGCGTCCTCGAGGTCGGCGAAGGCGAGACCGTGCTCTTCTCGCTCGACGGCGTCGCGTACGAGATCGACCTCACCGACGACAACGCCGCCGCCCTGCGCGCGGCCTTCGACCCGTTCGTCGCCGCGGCGCGCCGGATCTCGTCGGGGCGGACGCCCGCCGCGTCGAGCGCGGCGAGCGCACGCGGTCGCCGCCGCACCGGGCAGAAGGACTACGGGCCGGTGCGCGAGTGGGCCAAGCAGAACGGCTACCAGGTGTCCGAGCGCGGCCGGGTGCCCGCCTCGGTGCTCGAGGCGTTCGAGGCCGCCACCTCCTGA
- a CDS encoding helix-turn-helix transcriptional regulator — MLTHADSEPDEQLIARAVGDLARRTRFPVAFGGLERDGAIHISAISGARTRSIDGLVVHAMRGLGGRALVEKRPRLALDYRVARSITHDYDRAILGEGISTLFAVPVVVSGRSRAVLYCGAWSQAPVGDVVARPALAVADELAAELRVRDEVQRRLALTSTGPVDVLPATAREELRESYAELRRIAAGVDDPELRSRLTAVETRLASLSSAAAPPALDLDVSLAPRELDVLAHAGLGETNGEIAAALGLREGTVKSYLQAAMAKLDASTRHAAVAKARRAGLLP, encoded by the coding sequence GTGCTCACACACGCAGACTCGGAACCCGATGAGCAGCTGATCGCACGAGCGGTCGGCGATCTGGCGCGTCGCACCCGCTTCCCCGTGGCCTTCGGCGGTCTCGAGCGCGACGGCGCCATCCACATCTCCGCGATCTCGGGTGCCCGCACCCGCAGCATCGACGGTCTCGTCGTGCACGCGATGCGCGGTCTCGGCGGTCGCGCCCTCGTCGAGAAGCGCCCTCGGCTGGCCCTGGACTACCGGGTCGCCCGCTCGATCACGCACGACTACGACCGCGCCATCCTCGGCGAGGGCATCTCGACGCTGTTCGCCGTGCCGGTGGTCGTCTCCGGGCGTTCCCGTGCCGTGCTGTACTGCGGCGCCTGGTCGCAGGCACCGGTCGGCGATGTGGTCGCCCGGCCCGCCCTCGCGGTCGCCGACGAGCTGGCGGCCGAGCTCCGGGTGCGCGACGAGGTGCAGCGGCGGCTCGCCCTGACCTCGACCGGCCCGGTCGACGTCCTCCCGGCGACCGCCCGGGAGGAGCTGCGCGAGAGCTATGCCGAGCTGCGCAGGATCGCCGCGGGGGTGGACGACCCCGAGCTGCGGTCGCGGCTGACCGCGGTCGAGACGCGCCTCGCCTCCCTCTCCTCGGCCGCGGCGCCGCCCGCGCTCGACCTCGACGTCAGCCTCGCGCCCCGCGAGCTCGACGTGCTCGCCCACGCCGGCCTCGGCGAGACCAACGGCGAGATCGCGGCGGCCCTGGGTCTGCGCGAGGGCACCGTCAAGTCGTACCTGCAGGCGGCGATGGCCAAGCTCGACGCCTCGACGCGCCACGCCGCAGTGGCGAAGGCTCGTCGCGCCGGCCTGCTGCCCTGA
- a CDS encoding polyphosphate polymerase domain-containing protein, with product MTAAALLRFEPLSLDELVSEAALLTRVDRKYVVPRGDLAAILGAIDEPARVLEIDGAREFGYASVYFDTPDLLSYRMAAQPRRRRFKLRTRSYLDVGTSFLEIKTRGARGTTVKERSAYDPDRADVLTNDALVEVAGAFDAIGVPAERADDLLPTLTTRYRRATLLAADGAARATIDTDLQWIAPDGSAFELPDIAIVETKSPAAASRIDRLLWRAGHRPSTVSKYATGLAAMHPALPRNKWARLLRTSFQNPRTIPTPEEESCATAA from the coding sequence GTGACCGCCGCGGCCCTCCTCCGTTTCGAGCCGCTCAGCCTCGACGAGCTGGTCTCCGAGGCCGCGCTGCTCACCCGCGTCGACCGCAAGTACGTCGTGCCGCGCGGTGATCTGGCGGCGATCCTCGGCGCGATCGACGAACCCGCCAGGGTGCTCGAGATCGACGGCGCCCGCGAGTTCGGGTACGCCTCCGTGTACTTCGACACCCCCGACCTGCTGAGCTACCGGATGGCGGCGCAGCCGCGCCGGCGCCGCTTCAAGCTGCGCACCCGCAGCTACCTCGACGTCGGCACCTCGTTCCTCGAGATCAAGACCCGCGGCGCCCGCGGCACGACCGTCAAGGAGCGCAGCGCGTACGACCCCGACCGAGCAGACGTGCTCACGAACGACGCACTGGTCGAGGTGGCCGGGGCGTTCGACGCCATCGGCGTCCCCGCCGAACGGGCTGACGACCTCCTGCCCACCCTCACCACCCGGTACCGGCGCGCGACCCTCCTGGCCGCCGACGGCGCCGCCCGCGCCACGATCGACACCGACCTGCAGTGGATCGCCCCCGACGGGAGCGCGTTCGAGCTGCCCGACATCGCGATCGTCGAGACGAAGTCGCCGGCCGCAGCATCCCGCATCGATCGCCTGCTCTGGCGGGCAGGGCACCGCCCATCGACGGTGAGCAAGTACGCCACCGGCCTCGCCGCGATGCACCCCGCCCTCCCCCGCAACAAGTGGGCGCGCCTCCTGCGCACCTCGTTCCAGAACCCCCGCACCATCCCCACCCCTGAGGAGGAGTCATGCGCCACCGCCGCCTGA